A window of the Tunturibacter empetritectus genome harbors these coding sequences:
- the glnD gene encoding [protein-PII] uridylyltransferase: protein MKATEYPGSGGRAAYQRRMLEVRGAFEAGGASGAATIAARAAALDELVRDLWAQAIERDSRLGNGISLVAVGGYGRKELFPYSDVDLLFLLDGRLAERDVKDGIRRVNQEMWDCGIRVSPATRKLAECERFDAENAEFALSLMDHRWVTGDALLYDKLAEQSVPKLLQREHKTITVRLLELTRARHAKYGDTLFHLEPNIKDCPGGLRDVHVCGWMAKLRAAGALAQKKGGNESDRGPAADGNEFRKAVDFLWLVRCFLHYRHERDDNTLDWQAQDAAAETAVGMTGRKPKKADAAYWMRLYFRHARSVERRVTQMLDEMPVASASRLPGLKRERKVEVVQHGFRLERGRVVLETSTEFGHDPAGDPDVVLQVFAAMARTGVTLGGDAEERLSQGLPLLSAHLEEGPALWHHLQGILKGAYAGDALRSMHAMGVLELLIPEFHGIDALVIRDAYHRYTVDEHTFVLIDTLHGLESAQSGGMAEWAMRLGGVLRELPHPELLYLAALLHDTGKGRSTGDHTRESARMAESVLERLELDTYESGLVVNLIANHLEMSAALRRDIFDEETVQAFAGKMQTPEALRMLTLFTYADINAVHPDALTPWKAENLWQLFIATANYLDRSVDEERLGAQEESELVHRVVALLPGQKAAVLEYLEGFPERYVLTRTPAQVRTHFKMATGFAGDPVQLDFRYVPAVSELTLVTKDRPQLFATMAGVLAAWGMNIVTADAFSNRQGVVVDTFRFTDSFRTLEMNASEHEAFVKSVHDVMTGAVSVEKLLSGRRRGRRKAPLVVVETRVEFDDEASSHSTLLEVVAQDTTGLLRALSLMLAAQGCNIEVALVDTEGETAIDVFYLTRSEAKLDKEEEKVLREALLRAIEENAR from the coding sequence ATGAAGGCAACTGAGTACCCAGGGAGCGGAGGGCGCGCGGCGTACCAGCGGAGGATGCTGGAGGTTCGTGGCGCGTTCGAGGCGGGGGGCGCTTCGGGGGCAGCGACGATTGCTGCGCGGGCTGCGGCGCTGGATGAGTTGGTGCGAGACCTGTGGGCGCAGGCGATTGAGCGGGATTCGCGGCTGGGCAATGGAATCTCTCTGGTGGCGGTTGGCGGATACGGACGGAAGGAGCTGTTTCCTTACTCGGATGTGGACCTGCTCTTTTTGCTGGATGGGAGGCTGGCTGAGAGGGATGTCAAAGACGGGATTCGCCGCGTGAATCAGGAGATGTGGGACTGCGGGATTCGGGTCTCACCGGCGACGCGGAAGCTGGCGGAATGCGAGAGGTTCGACGCGGAGAATGCAGAGTTTGCGCTGTCGTTGATGGATCATCGCTGGGTGACCGGGGATGCATTGCTCTACGACAAGCTCGCGGAACAGAGCGTGCCGAAGCTGCTGCAGCGGGAGCATAAGACGATAACGGTTCGTCTGTTGGAGCTGACACGAGCCCGCCATGCGAAGTACGGAGACACGCTGTTTCACTTGGAGCCGAACATCAAAGACTGTCCCGGTGGACTGCGGGATGTGCATGTTTGCGGGTGGATGGCGAAGCTTCGTGCCGCGGGCGCGTTGGCGCAGAAGAAGGGCGGGAACGAGAGTGATCGCGGGCCGGCTGCCGATGGCAATGAGTTTCGTAAGGCGGTGGATTTTCTTTGGCTGGTGCGGTGTTTTCTGCACTATCGGCATGAGCGGGACGACAACACACTGGATTGGCAGGCGCAGGATGCAGCGGCTGAGACCGCTGTAGGAATGACGGGCCGCAAGCCGAAGAAGGCGGATGCGGCGTATTGGATGCGGCTCTATTTTCGACATGCGCGCAGCGTGGAGCGCCGGGTGACGCAGATGCTAGATGAGATGCCTGTAGCCTCCGCGTCCCGGCTGCCTGGATTGAAACGCGAGCGGAAGGTGGAGGTTGTGCAGCATGGCTTTCGTCTGGAGCGCGGCCGGGTCGTGCTTGAGACTTCGACCGAGTTCGGCCATGATCCGGCAGGGGATCCGGATGTGGTGCTGCAGGTGTTTGCGGCAATGGCGCGGACGGGAGTGACGCTGGGGGGGGATGCGGAAGAGCGGTTGTCGCAGGGGCTGCCGCTGCTGTCGGCGCATCTGGAGGAGGGGCCGGCGCTGTGGCATCATCTGCAGGGGATATTGAAGGGCGCTTATGCCGGCGATGCGCTGCGGTCGATGCATGCGATGGGCGTGCTGGAGTTGCTGATCCCTGAGTTTCACGGAATCGACGCGCTGGTGATTCGGGATGCGTATCACCGCTACACGGTGGATGAACACACGTTTGTGCTGATCGATACGCTGCATGGACTGGAGAGCGCGCAGTCGGGTGGTATGGCGGAGTGGGCGATGCGGCTTGGCGGAGTGCTGCGGGAGCTGCCGCATCCGGAGCTGCTGTATCTTGCAGCGTTGCTGCATGACACCGGTAAGGGTCGGAGCACGGGCGATCATACGCGGGAGAGTGCGCGGATGGCCGAGAGTGTTCTGGAGCGGCTGGAGCTGGATACGTATGAGAGCGGTCTGGTGGTGAACTTGATCGCGAATCACCTGGAGATGTCGGCTGCGCTGCGGAGAGATATCTTTGACGAGGAGACGGTGCAGGCGTTCGCGGGAAAGATGCAGACGCCCGAAGCTCTCCGCATGCTGACTTTGTTTACTTATGCGGATATCAATGCGGTACATCCGGATGCGTTGACGCCGTGGAAGGCAGAGAATCTCTGGCAGCTTTTTATCGCTACGGCGAACTATCTGGACCGCAGCGTGGATGAGGAACGGCTGGGGGCGCAGGAGGAGAGCGAACTGGTGCATCGGGTGGTGGCTCTGCTGCCGGGGCAGAAGGCGGCAGTGCTGGAGTACCTGGAGGGTTTTCCGGAGCGCTACGTGCTGACGAGGACGCCGGCGCAGGTACGGACACACTTCAAGATGGCGACGGGGTTCGCGGGAGATCCGGTGCAGCTGGATTTTCGCTATGTGCCTGCGGTGAGCGAGTTGACGCTGGTGACGAAGGACAGACCGCAGCTCTTCGCGACGATGGCGGGGGTGCTGGCGGCGTGGGGGATGAATATTGTCACGGCGGATGCGTTTTCGAACCGGCAGGGCGTTGTTGTGGATACGTTCCGGTTTACGGACAGTTTTCGGACACTGGAGATGAATGCCTCCGAGCACGAGGCGTTTGTGAAGAGCGTCCATGACGTGATGACCGGAGCGGTGTCGGTGGAGAAGCTGCTGAGTGGGCGTCGGAGAGGTAGGCGGAAGGCCCCGCTGGTGGTGGTCGAGACCAGGGTGGAGTTCGACGATGAGGCCTCGTCGCACAGTACGCTGCTGGAGGTGGTGGCGCAGGATACGACTGGACTGTTGCGGGCTTTAAGCCTGATGCTGGCAGCTCAGGGCTGCAATATTGAGGTGGCCCTGGTGGATACGGAGGGGGAGACGGCCATTGACGTCTTCTACCTTACGCGCAGCGAAGCAAAGCTGGACAAAGAAGAGGAAAAAGTGCTGAGAGAGGCTTTGTTGCGGGCCATCGAAGAGAATGCGCGCTAG
- a CDS encoding P-II family nitrogen regulator, with translation MQKIEAVIQPSKLDAVKDALVEIGVEGMTITEARGHGRQKGHTEFYRGREYSVDLLPKVKLEVVVADEMLDKAILAITGAARTGTIGDGKIFISKIDEAIRIRNDERGEIAL, from the coding sequence ATGCAGAAGATTGAAGCGGTGATTCAGCCGTCGAAGCTGGACGCGGTGAAGGATGCTCTGGTGGAGATTGGCGTTGAGGGGATGACGATCACCGAGGCTCGGGGGCATGGGCGGCAGAAGGGCCATACGGAGTTCTACCGGGGGCGCGAGTACTCGGTGGACCTGCTGCCGAAGGTGAAGCTCGAGGTTGTGGTGGCGGACGAGATGCTGGATAAGGCGATTCTGGCGATCACAGGCGCGGCTCGGACGGGAACGATTGGGGATGGAAAGATCTTCATCTCGAAGATCGATGAGGCGATTCGAATTCGTAACGATGAGCGTGGCGAGATTGCGCTTTAG
- a CDS encoding ammonium transporter — protein sequence MRLPVAKVFLAFLFALIVGGMAAGGSRVLAQTTASGASGGSSLSQTDRIAALEKQNADNTTLIAAAQTSGDNAWMLVSAALVLMMSGPGLALFYGGLVRKKNILGTMMQTFAMMAVITVLWALVTYSLAFGEGNAFIGGLHNVFLRGVGLAPDVKYAATIPLQTFMVYQLMFAIITPALITGAFAERMRFSAMLVFMVLWAMIVYSPMAHMVWGKGGLLNASLGGRFPCLDFAGGTVVHVTSGVSALVTALYLGKRLGYPKVPMPPHSVVLSFIGACLLWVGWFGFNAGSALSSGTLATSAFVATHFGAAAAAIGWSVAEWIRQGKPSALGAISGAVAGLVAITPASGFVTPMSALWIGLIAGVGCYLMVVKVKAAFGYDDSLDAFGVHGAGGTMGAILTGVFANSVINPIFGAGKATGLLEGNAHQLLNQLVGVAIAWALSIVGTLVILFIVDKLIGLRVSEDEEREGLDLSQHGEEGYDWAH from the coding sequence ATGCGTCTTCCAGTGGCGAAGGTGTTTCTGGCTTTTCTGTTTGCGCTGATTGTCGGCGGAATGGCAGCGGGTGGGTCGCGGGTTCTGGCGCAGACGACTGCCTCGGGCGCTTCTGGAGGTTCGAGTTTGAGCCAGACGGACAGGATAGCGGCGCTGGAGAAACAGAACGCGGACAACACGACGCTGATCGCTGCTGCGCAGACTTCGGGGGATAACGCCTGGATGCTGGTTTCGGCGGCGCTGGTGCTGATGATGAGCGGGCCCGGGCTGGCGCTGTTCTACGGCGGGTTGGTGCGGAAGAAGAATATTCTTGGCACAATGATGCAAACCTTCGCGATGATGGCGGTGATCACGGTGCTGTGGGCGCTGGTGACGTATTCACTGGCGTTTGGGGAGGGGAACGCGTTTATCGGCGGGCTGCACAATGTGTTTCTGCGCGGCGTGGGGCTGGCTCCGGATGTGAAGTATGCGGCGACGATTCCGCTGCAGACGTTCATGGTGTATCAGCTAATGTTCGCGATTATTACGCCGGCGCTGATCACGGGCGCGTTTGCGGAGCGGATGAGGTTTTCCGCAATGCTGGTGTTTATGGTGCTGTGGGCGATGATTGTCTACAGTCCGATGGCGCATATGGTCTGGGGTAAGGGTGGGTTGCTGAATGCTTCGCTGGGCGGACGGTTTCCTTGTCTGGACTTTGCGGGCGGGACGGTGGTGCATGTGACTTCCGGGGTTTCGGCGCTGGTGACGGCGCTCTATCTGGGCAAGCGGCTGGGATATCCGAAGGTGCCGATGCCGCCGCATTCGGTGGTGTTGAGCTTCATTGGGGCTTGTTTGTTGTGGGTGGGTTGGTTCGGGTTCAATGCCGGTTCGGCGCTGAGCTCGGGAACGCTGGCAACTTCGGCGTTTGTGGCGACGCACTTTGGCGCGGCTGCTGCGGCGATCGGGTGGAGCGTGGCGGAGTGGATTCGGCAGGGGAAGCCTTCGGCGCTGGGAGCGATCTCTGGCGCGGTGGCTGGGCTGGTGGCGATTACACCGGCTTCAGGTTTCGTGACGCCGATGTCGGCGCTTTGGATTGGGCTGATCGCGGGAGTGGGCTGTTATTTGATGGTGGTGAAGGTGAAGGCGGCGTTCGGATATGACGACTCGCTGGATGCGTTCGGGGTGCATGGCGCGGGCGGGACGATGGGCGCGATTTTGACCGGCGTGTTTGCCAACAGCGTGATCAATCCGATCTTCGGTGCGGGGAAGGCTACGGGGCTGCTTGAGGGGAATGCTCATCAGTTGCTCAACCAGCTGGTCGGCGTGGCGATTGCCTGGGCTCTTTCGATTGTGGGCACGCTGGTGATTCTGTTTATCGTGGATAAACTGATCGGGCTTAGAGTGAGCGAGGATGAGGAGCGCGAGGGACTCGATCTTTCGCAGCATGGCGAAGAAGGGTACGATTGGGCGCACTAA
- a CDS encoding cupin domain-containing protein, whose amino-acid sequence MSTATLHRWNEIEPEQLNPLLTRQFVTGALAMFARVVLAKGCIVPRHSHPNEQITFITEGALRFDYDDGTSHTVRAGEVLVIPGNLAHCATALEDTIDFDIFAPPRQDWIDKDDSYLRR is encoded by the coding sequence ATGTCGACCGCAACTCTCCACCGCTGGAATGAAATCGAACCCGAGCAACTCAATCCTCTTCTCACCCGCCAGTTCGTCACCGGCGCCCTCGCCATGTTCGCCCGCGTCGTGCTCGCCAAAGGCTGCATCGTCCCGCGCCACTCCCACCCCAACGAGCAGATCACCTTTATCACTGAGGGCGCACTCCGCTTCGACTACGACGACGGCACTTCGCACACTGTCAGAGCAGGTGAGGTCCTCGTCATCCCCGGCAACCTTGCCCACTGCGCCACTGCTCTCGAAGACACGATCGACTTCGACATCTTCGCCCCACCGCGCCAGGACTGGATCGACAAAGACGACAGCTATCTCCGCCGATAG